Genomic segment of Mycolicibacterium sarraceniae:
GGCAGTACACCCTGATTCCACGGATCGCGCCGGGGCGGCTGTTGATCATGATTCCGCGCGAGGGCTATTTCCAGATCGCCTACCTGATCCCGAAAGGCGTTGACGGTCAGCTTCGGGCGCGCGGCCTGGAGGCCCTCAAAGCCGAACTCGCCGAACTGATTCCGGAGGCCGACATCGACAGCCTGACCTCGCTGGACGACGTGAAGTTTCTCGACGTCAAGCTGAACCGGCTCAAACGCTGGCACACCGACGGGCTGCTGTGTATCGGCGACGCGGCGCACGCCATGTCGCCGGTCGGCGGGGTGGGGATCAACGTGGCGGTTCAGGACGCGGTGGGTGCCGCGAGGCTGCTGGCCGACCCGCTGCGCCGCCGGGCCGTCACCGATCGTGAGTTGGCGGCGGTGCGCCGACGGCGGCTGCCGCCGGCCGCGATCACGCAGGCTGTGCAGCGGGTGCTGCACAGCCGATTGGTGGAGCCGATCCTGCGGGGAGAGAACGGCAACCCGCCGGCAGCGGCGACGGCGTTGATCCGGCGGCTGCCCTGGCTTTCGGTGGTCCCGGCCTACCTCGTCGGAGTGGGCGTGCGGCCCGAGCGCGCACCTGATTTCGCCCGGCGGTAGGCGAACGTCTCTATCGAGCGCGCGGTTTCATCCGCGAACCGCCGGCGGCGCCGAGACCGCTGGCGGCACCGCTGACCACGACACGGCGTCCGTGCAGGGGCGGGCTCATAACGGTCACGCTAGGTCCGCGGCGTAGTGGTGTAAACCGTCGAATGTTCGAAAAACTCTGTGCGCGAGCCAAGCTCAAAGCTCGAAGAGCACCTCGCCGGCCAGCAGCTCAAGAGTGGCATCCGATGCCCGGTCGTGGGTGAACAGCACGACCTGGCCGAATCCCATCTCGCGCAGCTGGCCGAGCCGGTCGACGATAGCGGCCGGTGTACCGATGAGCCCACCGTCGTGCAGCCCGAATCCTGGCCCACCGAACCGCTTTTCGGCGATCCGGATGACTTCCGGCAAGGCGGCGTCGTCCGCGGCGATAGCCAGCACGGCCTCCACCGACATCACGATGGTCGCCGGATCGCGCCCGATGTCCTCGCACAGCGCGCGCAGCACAGCCAGCTTGTGTTCCATCTCGCCCAGTGCGTAGGTAGGCACATTCCAGACGTCGGCATAGCGGGCCACCAAAGGCAGGGTGTACTTCTCGCCCGAACCGCCGACCACGATGGGTGGGCGGGGGGTTTGGACCGGTCCGGGTTTGATCGGCATATCGCGAACCGTGTAATGCGTTCCGGCGAAGTCGATCCGCTGTTCGGCGAACGCCTGGGCCAAGATCCCTAGCGTCTCTTTCAGCCGCTCGGAACGCTGCGCGAACGATCCCCAGTCCAGGCCGAGCCGCTGGTGTTCATCTTCGATGGAGCCGCTGCCGATACCCAGTTGCAGCCGGCCACCGGAAATCTGATCGAGGGTGGTGGCCATCTTCGCCAGCACGGCCGGGTGACGGAATTGGTTGCACAGCACCATATGTCCGACGCGTAGCCGCTCGGTCTGGCTCAGCAGCGCGGTGGCCAGCGTCCAGGCTTCCAGCGAGTCGATACCGGGGACACCCGGGCCGTACATGTGGTCGTAGAGCCAGAACGAGCCGATGCCGAGCTCCTCGCAGCGGTGCGCGCGGTGCAGCACCTCGGCGAAGGTGAAACCCATCTGCGGGACGTAGATCCCGATGTCCAGCCGGTCGCTCACTGCTTGATGCCGACGGCGTGGCGCAGCTGCGCCAGGAATTGGTCGGCATCGTCACTGCGGACGACGTAGTGCGACACCGCGATACGAATTGCGGTGGCTGCCTTGAGTCCGGCGTTGGGCCCGCTCAGCAGCCGCTCCAGCCGCGACCGCATAAGCGGCAGGATCCGGGACAGCTGGGCGACGACCACCTCGGGCTCGACGTCGATGAGCCGCACCCCGGAGTACGTCTGCTGGTAGGCGACGATGAACTGCAGCGCCGCATCCAGCTTGTCGGTGCCACGGAGCCCGGCCGTGGCGCGGCTGATCCCGGTGTCGAACATTTCCCGCTCGTAGACGCCGAACGCGTCGAGCAACTCGGTTTTGGAGGCGAACCACCGGTACAGCGTGGGCCGGGAGACACCCGCCTGCAGGGCGACCTCGGACAGGCTGAGCTTGGTCTGACCGCTGCGGCCCAGCACCTCGGCGGTGGCGTTAAGGATGCGCCGCCGCGAGGAGGACTCGTCCTCGTCGGGTGTCTCGGTACTTCCTGCCGGCGCCTGGCTCACGGGTACAGGATTACAGGTCGAGGGCTAGGTGTCACGCTTGTTCACACATCCGAGACTGAAAACACTGTCTTTACAAATACTGAGCAAAATGTCACGCTGGGTACGTGTCGGGTGACCAACGTGACTACAGCCGTCACGACATCACCTCGCGGCGATTCTGGGACCAGCCCTTCGACGTCCGCGAACAGACCTTCGCGACGCTGCGAGCAACCTCCGGGCTCACCTGGCATGAGCCGTTTCCCTCAATGTTCCCGATGGAGGAGCCGGGCTACTGGGCGCTGACTCGTCGGGCCGACATCGTCCACGCCAGCCTGTATCCGGAGCTGTTCAGCTCGGCGCAGGGCATCGCGCTGGACCCGATGCCCACCGACGTCCAGCGAATCGCGACGTTCTTCCTGATGATGGATCCGCCGCAGCACACCAGATACCGCCGGCTAATCAGCTCAGCGTTCACGCCGCGCCATGTCGCCCGGATCGACGAGCAGGTTCGCAACAACGCCGCCACCGTGGTCGACGAATTGATCGGCGCCGGCGAGGTGGACTTCGTCGCCGCGTGTTCGGCGCGGCTACCGATGATGACGATCTCGGAGATGCTGGGCGTGCCGAACTCCGACCGGGAGGCGGTGGCCAAGGCTGCCGAAAAGCTGTTCAGCATGAGCGACGACGAGTACTCGACAATCGAAGAGCGGGCCGAGGCGACGGTCAACGAAATGTTCCTGCTTGCGGGCACCGGTATCGAACTCGCCACGTTCCGTCGCCGCCACCCCGGCGATGACTTGATGACCAGCATCGTCAATGCCGAGATCGACGGACATCGGCTCACCGATGAGGAGATCGGCGCATTCCTGGTGCTACTGGCCTCGGCCGGCAATGACACCACCAAGCAAACGACATCGCACGCCATGCTGGCGCTGGCGGCCAACCCGGACCAGCGCACGTGGCTCATCGCGGACTTCGACGCCAGGATCGGCCCGGCGGTCGAGGAGTTCATTCGTTGGGCCACACCGGTGTTGCAGTTCGCCCGGTTCGTGACCGAGGACACCGAATTGGCCGGCCAGCAGCTCAGGGCCGGCGATAAGGTCGGGCTGTTCTACTGTTCGGCGAACCGCGACGAAGCTGCGTTCGACGAGCCGCAGGCGTTCAACCTGGGCCGCTCAGCCAACCCGCACCTAGGCTTCGGGGGCGGCGGCCCGCATTTCTGCCTCGGCAATCAGCTCGCGCGCACCGAACTGCGGAACCTGTTCCGAGAGATGCTGTTCCGGGTCGACGTCGAACTGGGGGAGCCGGACTATCTCCTCAGTAGTTTCGTCCACGGCATCAAGCGCCTCCCGGCGTTCGTCCGATGAGTGTGGGGCAGGGCATGCGTGTCGAAGCGGATCGCGCCAAGTGCACCGGGCACGGGACCGGATGCGGAGGGCCGTTACCCAATGCCCCTACGCCGCAATGATTGTGGTCGACGTCTCACCCCTCGCCAGGGTGGGCGCGTCAGGGGAGGGCCGCATTGCAGGAATGGCTGCGGGGCGTCGGCGACTACCGGATCCTTGGTGAGGAGGCCCACCGGCCGCCGTCCAGTTTCCGATGGGCTGGAACAACATTCCGGTACAGGTGTGGCCCGGCGTGGCCGGCAACCTAAATTTCTTGATTTACTTTCACCGGTGGTGTCCACTATGAACGGTGAGCCCAGCCAAAGACCTGCGTGCTGATCGGTCGGCAGTCACACGTGATGCATTGCTGGCCGCTGCCGAGCGGCTCTTCGCAGAGCATGGCTTGTCCGGGGTGTCGAACCGGCAGATCAGCGACGCGGCCGGGCATGGCAACAATGCGGCGGCCTGTTACCACTTCGGTTCGCGGGCCGATCTGCTGCGTGCGATCGAAGCCAGGCACCAGGTGGCCATTGAAGCGATCCGACAGCGCAAGCTGGGCGCCATTGCGTCGCATCCACAGTTGCGGGATTGGATCGAAGTCCTGGTCTATCCGTTGACCGAGCATCTCGAGGCACTCGGAACAACCACGTACTACGCGCGTTTCGCGGCCCAGGTGATGGCCGACCCGGTCTGTCGGGATCTGGTCGGGTCTGACGCGATGACGTCCGAGCTCATGCTGAAGACGGTCCGGGGGATCAACCGGAGCCTGCCCGAACAGCCCAAGCGAGTACGGGCTGCGCGATGGATGATGGCGCGAAATCTGTTGATGCACACCTGCGCCGAGATCGAGGGCGAGCGTGCCAACCGCCGGCCGTCAGCTGGTTCGAGCTGGTCGGTGGTCGCCGAGGAACTGATCACCGCGCTGGCGGGACTGTGGGAGGCACCGCTGGCACGTGTCGAC
This window contains:
- a CDS encoding FAD-dependent oxidoreductase, which translates into the protein MTDSTTVAIVGGGPAGMVLGLLLARAGVKVTVLEKHADFLRDFRGDTVHPTTLRLLDELGLGTRFSALPQSKVDHAEITVDGQSLTMVDFRRLRQPHPYVAMVPQWDLLNLLAEAGQAEPTYTLRMCHEVTGLLRSGGRTTGVTYTSPDGEGELRADLTVACDGRWSIVRRSAGLTAREFPVPFDVWWFRLPRQAGGQYTLIPRIAPGRLLIMIPREGYFQIAYLIPKGVDGQLRARGLEALKAELAELIPEADIDSLTSLDDVKFLDVKLNRLKRWHTDGLLCIGDAAHAMSPVGGVGINVAVQDAVGAARLLADPLRRRAVTDRELAAVRRRRLPPAAITQAVQRVLHSRLVEPILRGENGNPPAAATALIRRLPWLSVVPAYLVGVGVRPERAPDFARR
- a CDS encoding cytochrome P450 yields the protein MSGDQRDYSRHDITSRRFWDQPFDVREQTFATLRATSGLTWHEPFPSMFPMEEPGYWALTRRADIVHASLYPELFSSAQGIALDPMPTDVQRIATFFLMMDPPQHTRYRRLISSAFTPRHVARIDEQVRNNAATVVDELIGAGEVDFVAACSARLPMMTISEMLGVPNSDREAVAKAAEKLFSMSDDEYSTIEERAEATVNEMFLLAGTGIELATFRRRHPGDDLMTSIVNAEIDGHRLTDEEIGAFLVLLASAGNDTTKQTTSHAMLALAANPDQRTWLIADFDARIGPAVEEFIRWATPVLQFARFVTEDTELAGQQLRAGDKVGLFYCSANRDEAAFDEPQAFNLGRSANPHLGFGGGGPHFCLGNQLARTELRNLFREMLFRVDVELGEPDYLLSSFVHGIKRLPAFVR
- a CDS encoding LLM class flavin-dependent oxidoreductase, producing the protein MGFTFAEVLHRAHRCEELGIGSFWLYDHMYGPGVPGIDSLEAWTLATALLSQTERLRVGHMVLCNQFRHPAVLAKMATTLDQISGGRLQLGIGSGSIEDEHQRLGLDWGSFAQRSERLKETLGILAQAFAEQRIDFAGTHYTVRDMPIKPGPVQTPRPPIVVGGSGEKYTLPLVARYADVWNVPTYALGEMEHKLAVLRALCEDIGRDPATIVMSVEAVLAIAADDAALPEVIRIAEKRFGGPGFGLHDGGLIGTPAAIVDRLGQLREMGFGQVVLFTHDRASDATLELLAGEVLFEL
- a CDS encoding TetR/AcrR family transcriptional regulator; this encodes MSPAKDLRADRSAVTRDALLAAAERLFAEHGLSGVSNRQISDAAGHGNNAAACYHFGSRADLLRAIEARHQVAIEAIRQRKLGAIASHPQLRDWIEVLVYPLTEHLEALGTTTYYARFAAQVMADPVCRDLVGSDAMTSELMLKTVRGINRSLPEQPKRVRAARWMMARNLLMHTCAEIEGERANRRPSAGSSWSVVAEELITALAGLWEAPLARVDGAPRDSAVRASSVRSG
- a CDS encoding TetR/AcrR family transcriptional regulator — translated: MSQAPAGSTETPDEDESSSRRRILNATAEVLGRSGQTKLSLSEVALQAGVSRPTLYRWFASKTELLDAFGVYEREMFDTGISRATAGLRGTDKLDAALQFIVAYQQTYSGVRLIDVEPEVVVAQLSRILPLMRSRLERLLSGPNAGLKAATAIRIAVSHYVVRSDDADQFLAQLRHAVGIKQ